Proteins found in one Desulfovibrio sp. genomic segment:
- a CDS encoding ERF family protein codes for MNQYQSESITDLAKALLNVQRTVQPVTKDAENPFTKSWYASLNSVMDGCRDALIENGIWLCQYPCLWSSPTP; via the coding sequence ATGAATCAATACCAGTCAGAAAGCATCACAGATCTGGCCAAGGCTCTGCTTAACGTGCAACGTACCGTACAACCTGTTACAAAAGACGCTGAAAATCCCTTCACCAAGAGTTGGTACGCCAGCCTCAACAGCGTCATGGACGGCTGCCGCGATGCTCTCATCGAAAACGGCATCTGGCTATGCCAGTACCCTTGCCTGTGGAGCAGCCCAACTCCATAG
- a CDS encoding rhamnan synthesis F family protein has translation MDSEKSLRQHILPQLRTLSQKIRALISCAIALRPSFIVNSNKIIPGYLLYQSDNPCQASKVCLFSHFNAKNRVDESTIDYLRELKSIGFLVVCISTSHLRISDINKLSYYCQIIIERDNIGLDFASWKCATEMFPTVWEAKELLLANDSVLCIGKLAPVFSVMDKVVCDFWGMTASQERCLHLQSYFICLRRAVTQSKAFRSFWAKMRALNSRDVIIRRYESTLTLKLLLSGFVGASFVPLSCTADAKKCNPTMTFGFNLWHYFGMPLLKKRLINENPEHSSLDNWQMRSSLMDSATSIDVLLPTCNGERWLPSMLSSLLWQKGINCKITIRDDASDDNTRSILESASNTSTNVNCVFGNKRIGVVANISELLSISEMNQSSQYFALADQDDIWYLHKLHMQYVEMKRLESHYGDNIPLLVCSDARGIDEFDNELFSSFLKYMKIPHQWGDTLQQNLELSHVLGCSVMGNAPLRRLALPIPQQQDIFMHDWWLLLVATCFGKVFCMQKPTLDYRQHSTNFLGAPKRKTFKESICRSLDNARRTQRQAATFLQHYQDKLTTEQYKIIEAWAQMPEKRYLPRLASRVRWRFWKPGLRWIVS, from the coding sequence ATGGACTCAGAAAAATCTTTACGCCAACACATCCTACCCCAATTACGAACTTTGTCGCAAAAGATTCGTGCATTGATAAGCTGCGCAATTGCATTACGCCCATCTTTTATAGTGAATTCCAATAAAATCATACCTGGTTATTTACTATATCAGAGCGATAATCCATGTCAAGCAAGTAAAGTTTGCCTATTTTCACACTTTAACGCCAAAAATCGTGTAGATGAGAGCACAATTGATTATCTTCGCGAGCTAAAATCAATTGGGTTTCTTGTAGTATGCATTTCAACATCCCACTTAAGAATATCAGATATAAACAAGTTAAGTTATTACTGCCAGATAATAATCGAGCGCGACAATATCGGACTTGATTTTGCATCTTGGAAGTGCGCTACAGAAATGTTTCCCACAGTATGGGAAGCGAAAGAGTTACTACTTGCCAATGACAGCGTCCTCTGCATTGGCAAACTTGCTCCTGTATTTTCTGTTATGGATAAAGTTGTCTGTGACTTCTGGGGGATGACGGCATCGCAAGAGCGCTGCCTACATTTGCAAAGTTATTTTATCTGTCTGCGACGAGCCGTGACGCAAAGCAAAGCGTTCCGATCCTTCTGGGCAAAAATGCGAGCCTTGAATTCCAGAGATGTCATAATCAGGCGCTATGAGAGCACACTAACATTAAAACTACTTTTATCTGGATTTGTCGGAGCAAGCTTTGTTCCTTTAAGTTGTACAGCAGATGCTAAAAAATGTAATCCAACAATGACATTTGGCTTTAACCTATGGCACTATTTTGGAATGCCATTGTTAAAAAAACGCCTCATAAATGAAAACCCAGAGCACTCCTCCCTTGATAATTGGCAGATGAGGTCTTCTTTGATGGATAGTGCAACATCAATTGATGTTCTTTTGCCAACATGCAATGGTGAACGCTGGCTACCTTCTATGCTATCAAGCCTGTTATGGCAAAAAGGAATTAATTGTAAAATAACCATTAGAGATGATGCGTCTGATGATAACACGCGGAGCATATTAGAGTCTGCAAGCAATACATCGACAAATGTGAATTGCGTGTTTGGCAATAAACGCATTGGTGTCGTTGCGAACATTTCAGAGTTGTTATCAATCTCAGAAATGAATCAATCATCCCAATATTTTGCATTAGCAGATCAAGACGACATTTGGTATTTGCACAAATTACACATGCAATATGTGGAAATGAAGCGCTTAGAATCACATTATGGAGACAACATTCCATTATTAGTTTGCTCAGATGCTAGAGGCATAGATGAATTTGACAATGAATTATTTTCTTCCTTTCTAAAATATATGAAAATACCACATCAATGGGGAGATACCTTGCAGCAAAACCTTGAGCTTTCACATGTTCTAGGATGCTCTGTAATGGGCAATGCTCCACTTCGGCGTTTAGCCCTGCCAATACCCCAACAACAAGATATTTTTATGCACGATTGGTGGCTGTTATTGGTTGCAACCTGTTTTGGAAAAGTTTTCTGCATGCAGAAGCCTACATTGGATTATCGGCAGCATTCCACTAATTTTCTTGGTGCTCCCAAAAGAAAAACATTTAAAGAAAGCATCTGCAGATCGCTCGATAATGCTCGGCGCACTCAGCGACAAGCAGCAACTTTTTTACAGCATTATCAAGACAAGCTCACGACTGAGCAATATAAAATTATTGAAGCATGGGCACAGATGCCGGAAAAACGCTATTTGCCCCGCCTAGCAAGTCGTGTGCGCTGGCGTTTTTGGAAACCAGGATTGCGCTGGATAGTTTCTTAG
- a CDS encoding glycosyltransferase family 2 protein translates to MKVGVVILNYNGWEDTLFCVESVLASADAPTWIVIVDNASVNDSVSKIRQWAAGDFDSLVSKHPMITPCTKPITLIDDTSYYAEPDSSSYRKTVVLLQTPINKGYAAGNNLGLKFLMEQGVDAVWLLNNDTIVDKFALGAMYQRLFSKNKPGLCGSLVCYMNTNLVQCRGGGRTNPWTSLSHLSGYKISVHKIHGEKPEEVENNLDFIYGASVMVSRKFIETVGLMDERYFLYCEEQDWAYSAKGKFDLAYAHDAVVYHKEGASTGFSNNTIKASALLLLVRSRLLLTLKHYPLRLPIVICSMLFAAIRMFYRRLHL, encoded by the coding sequence ATGAAAGTTGGCGTTGTTATTTTAAACTATAATGGCTGGGAAGATACCCTATTTTGTGTTGAATCTGTGCTTGCGAGCGCAGACGCGCCAACATGGATAGTAATTGTAGATAACGCATCGGTAAACGATTCCGTTAGTAAAATTAGACAGTGGGCTGCGGGGGATTTTGATTCATTAGTAAGTAAACACCCAATGATAACGCCTTGCACAAAGCCCATTACGTTAATTGACGACACCAGCTATTATGCTGAGCCTGATTCGTCTTCATACCGCAAGACCGTTGTCTTGTTACAAACCCCTATTAACAAGGGGTATGCCGCTGGCAACAATTTAGGACTCAAGTTTCTTATGGAACAGGGTGTAGATGCGGTATGGTTGTTAAACAATGATACTATTGTTGATAAATTTGCATTAGGTGCAATGTATCAGAGGCTTTTTTCAAAGAATAAGCCTGGCTTATGTGGATCACTTGTGTGTTATATGAATACAAATTTAGTGCAATGTAGAGGTGGCGGCAGAACTAACCCTTGGACAAGCCTGTCTCATCTTAGTGGCTACAAAATAAGTGTTCATAAGATTCATGGCGAAAAGCCTGAAGAAGTTGAAAATAACTTAGACTTTATTTACGGCGCGAGTGTGATGGTGAGCCGCAAATTTATTGAAACCGTAGGGCTTATGGATGAACGTTATTTCCTTTATTGTGAAGAACAAGATTGGGCCTATAGTGCAAAAGGAAAATTTGACCTTGCCTACGCTCATGACGCTGTTGTATATCACAAAGAAGGTGCTTCAACAGGATTTTCAAACAATACAATTAAGGCCAGCGCGTTGTTGTTGTTAGTGAGAAGCCGTTTGCTGTTGACATTAAAGCACTATCCCTTGAGGTTACCTATTGTCATCTGTAGCATGCTTTTTGCGGCTATCCGTATGTTCTACAGAAGACTTCATCTTTAA